The Seriola aureovittata isolate HTS-2021-v1 ecotype China chromosome 3, ASM2101889v1, whole genome shotgun sequence genome includes a region encoding these proteins:
- the gne gene encoding bifunctional UDP-N-acetylglucosamine 2-epimerase/N-acetylmannosamine kinase isoform X2: MSVSPYRYLFFSSFLLPLDGSCMPSLCCGWAKEKNLKEKKKKKKKKEDWKKIRGYPQRRGMEKHTGSLCTNPHELYYLRMQRGRERMEREKVSELNQCKRRLRVCVATCNRADYSKLAPIMFGIKSHPDEFELEVVVLGSHLIDDYGNTFRMIEQDDFDIGSKLHTIVRGEDEAAMVESVGLALVKLPDVLQRLHPDILVVHGDRFDALALATAAALMNIRILHLEGGEVSGTIDDSIRHAISKLAHYHACCTRRAEQYLIAMCEDHSRILLAGCPSYDKLLSTHHREDYKDIIKAWLGDKVQEQDYIVALQHPVTTDIQHSIKIYGLMLDALLSFNKTTLILFPNIDAGSKEMVRVMRKKGIEQHPNFRAVKHIPFEQFIQLVCHAGCMIGNSSCGVREAGAFGTPVINLGTRQTGRETGENVLHVRDADTHNKIYHALELQFGKRYPCSKIYGDGNAVPRILKFLRTIDLDEPLQKTFCFPTVKDSISQDIDHILETQSAMSIDLGGTNLRVAIVCMKGKIVKKYTQPNPKTFEARMQLILKMCSDAMRDAVSFNCRILGVGVSTGGRVNPQEGVVLHSTKLIKEWSSVDLRTPISDALHLPVWVDNDGNCAALAEKKFGHGKGVENFVTVITGTGIGGGIIHHSELVHGSTFCAAELGHIMVSLEGPECSCGSRGCIEAYASGMALQREAKRLHDEDLLKVEGMDMKLSEPITAAHLINAARLGNSKADAILNKASTALGVGIINILHIVNPSLVILSGVLASYYQTPVQHIIKERALFSAQSIKVVTSDLEEPALLGAASMVLDYTTRRTY, encoded by the exons ATGTCTGTGTCACCCTACCGctatctcttcttttcttccttcctcttgcCGCTTGATGGATCATGCATGCCCTCTCTTTGTTGTGGCTGGGCTAAAGAGAAaaatttgaaggaaaaaaaaaaaaaaaaaaaaaaaaaggaggattgGAAAAAGATCAGAGGCTATCCACAGAGGCGTGGGATGGAAAAGCATACGGGTTCTTTGTGTACAAACCCTCAT GAGCTTTACTATCTAAGAATGCAAAGGGGCAgagaaaggatggagagagaaaaggtgtcagagctgaatcag TGTAAGAGGAGGTTGAGAGTGTGCGTGGCGACATGCAACAGAGCGGACTACTCCAAGCTGGCCCCCATCATGTTTGGGATCAAATCCCATCCTGACGAGTTTGAACTGGAAGTCGTGGTGCTTGGTTCACATCTTATTGATGACTACGG GAACACTTTTCGGATGATCGAGCAGGATGACTTTGACATCGGCTCCAAGCTGCACACCATTGTGCGAGGAGAGGATGAGGCGGCCATGGTGGAGAGCGTTGGGCTGGCCCTGGTGAAACTCCCTGATGTCCTGCAGAGGCTGCACCCTGACATCCTGGTCGTCCATGGTGACCGCTTTGATGCACTCGCCCTGGCTACGGCTGCAGCGCTGATGAACATAAGAATACTTCACTTGGAGGGGGGAGAG GTGAGTGGTACAATTGATGACTCGATTCGCCACGCCATCAGTAAACTGGCCCATTACCACGCCTGCTGCACACGCAGGGCAGAGCAGTACCTCATCGCCATGTGCGAGGACCATTCCCGCATCTTGCTGGCTGGGTGCCCTTCATATGATAAGCTGCTGTCAACTCACCACAGAGAAGACTATAAGGATATTATTAAGGCCTGGCTGG GTGACAAGGTGCAGGAGCAAGACTATATTGTGGCTTTGCAGCACCCTGTCACCACAGACATCCAGCACTCCATTAAGATCTATGGGCTGATGCTGGATGCCCTACTCTCCTTTAACAAGACGACCCTCATTCTCTTCCCTAACATTGATGCCG GTAGTAAGGAGATGGTGCGCGTAATGCGGAAAAAGGGCATCGAGCAGCACCCCAATTTCCGAGCAGTGAAGCACATTCCCTTTGAGCAGTTCATCCAGCTGGTCTGCCACGCCGGCTGCATGATcggaaacagcagctgtggagtGCGAGAGGCAGGGGCCTTCGGCACGCCCGTCATTAACCTGGGAACAAGGCAAACtggcagagagacag GCGAAAATGTTCTACATGTGAGAGATGCTGATACTCACAATAAGATCTACCACGCTCTGGAGTTGCAGTTTGGAAAGAGATACCCCTG CTCTAAGATTTATGGTGATGGCAACGCAGTGCCTCGTATTCTCAAGTTTCTGCGTACCATTGACCTGGATGAGCCCCTCCAGAAGACCTTCTGTTTCCCCACGGTGAAAGACTCCATCTCTCAGGACATTGATCACATCCTGGAGACACAGAGCGCTATGTCCATCGACCTGGGAGGAACCAACCTCAGAGTGGCTATCGTCTGCATGAAG GGTAAGATAGTAAAGAAGTACACTCAGCCCAATCCAAAGACCTTCGAGGCCAGGATGCAGCTCATATTAAAGATGTGTAGCGATGCCATGCGGGACGCTGTCTCCTTCAACTGCAGAATACTCGGTGTCG GAGTGTCCACGGGCGGGCGTGTAAACCCACAAGAAGGTGTGGTCCTACACTCGACAAAGCTGATCAAGGAATGGTCCTCAGTGGACCTGAGAACACCCATCTCCGACGCCCTGCACCTACCCGTCTGGGTCGACAACGACGGCAACTGCGCTGCGTTGGCCGAGAAGAAGTTCGGTCATGGCAAAGGAGTGGAAAACTTTGTGACGGTCATTACAGGAACAG GTATTGGAGGAGGGATTATCCATCACAGTGAGCTGGTCCATGGCAGTACCTTCTGTGCTGCAGAGCTGGGTCACATCATGGTTTCATTAGAGGGCCCAGAGTGTTCATGTGGCAGCCGCGGATGCATAGAGGCCTATGCGTCCGGCATggccctgcagagagaggccAAAAGGCTGCATGACG AGGACCTGCTGAAGGTGGAGGGGATGGATATGAAGCTTTCAGAGCCAATCACAGCTGCCCACCTCATCAATGCAGCCAGACTGGGGAACTCCAAAGCTGATGCCATTCTGAACAAGG cttCCACAGCTCTCGGTGTGGGCATCATCAACATCCTCCACATAGTGAACCCCTCACTGGTGATTCTGTCTGGAGTCTTGGCCTCTTACTACCAAACGCCAGTGCAGCACATCATCAAAGAGAGAGCGCTCTTCTCTGCCCAGAGCATCAAAGTTGTCACATCAGACTTGGAGGAACCTGCATTACTTGGAGCTGCTAGCATGGTGTTAGACTATACAACTAGAAGGACATATTAA
- the gne gene encoding bifunctional UDP-N-acetylglucosamine 2-epimerase/N-acetylmannosamine kinase isoform X3 — protein sequence MQRGRERMEREKVSELNQCKRRLRVCVATCNRADYSKLAPIMFGIKSHPDEFELEVVVLGSHLIDDYGNTFRMIEQDDFDIGSKLHTIVRGEDEAAMVESVGLALVKLPDVLQRLHPDILVVHGDRFDALALATAAALMNIRILHLEGGEVSGTIDDSIRHAISKLAHYHACCTRRAEQYLIAMCEDHSRILLAGCPSYDKLLSTHHREDYKDIIKAWLGDKVQEQDYIVALQHPVTTDIQHSIKIYGLMLDALLSFNKTTLILFPNIDAGSKEMVRVMRKKGIEQHPNFRAVKHIPFEQFIQLVCHAGCMIGNSSCGVREAGAFGTPVINLGTRQTGRETGENVLHVRDADTHNKIYHALELQFGKRYPCSKIYGDGNAVPRILKFLRTIDLDEPLQKTFCFPTVKDSISQDIDHILETQSAMSIDLGGTNLRVAIVCMKGKIVKKYTQPNPKTFEARMQLILKMCSDAMRDAVSFNCRILGVGVSTGGRVNPQEGVVLHSTKLIKEWSSVDLRTPISDALHLPVWVDNDGNCAALAEKKFGHGKGVENFVTVITGTGIGGGIIHHSELVHGSTFCAAELGHIMVSLEGPECSCGSRGCIEAYASGMALQREAKRLHDEDLLKVEGMDMKLSEPITAAHLINAARLGNSKADAILNKASTALGVGIINILHIVNPSLVILSGVLASYYQTPVQHIIKERALFSAQSIKVVTSDLEEPALLGAASMVLDYTTRRTY from the exons ATGCAAAGGGGCAgagaaaggatggagagagaaaaggtgtcagagctgaatcag TGTAAGAGGAGGTTGAGAGTGTGCGTGGCGACATGCAACAGAGCGGACTACTCCAAGCTGGCCCCCATCATGTTTGGGATCAAATCCCATCCTGACGAGTTTGAACTGGAAGTCGTGGTGCTTGGTTCACATCTTATTGATGACTACGG GAACACTTTTCGGATGATCGAGCAGGATGACTTTGACATCGGCTCCAAGCTGCACACCATTGTGCGAGGAGAGGATGAGGCGGCCATGGTGGAGAGCGTTGGGCTGGCCCTGGTGAAACTCCCTGATGTCCTGCAGAGGCTGCACCCTGACATCCTGGTCGTCCATGGTGACCGCTTTGATGCACTCGCCCTGGCTACGGCTGCAGCGCTGATGAACATAAGAATACTTCACTTGGAGGGGGGAGAG GTGAGTGGTACAATTGATGACTCGATTCGCCACGCCATCAGTAAACTGGCCCATTACCACGCCTGCTGCACACGCAGGGCAGAGCAGTACCTCATCGCCATGTGCGAGGACCATTCCCGCATCTTGCTGGCTGGGTGCCCTTCATATGATAAGCTGCTGTCAACTCACCACAGAGAAGACTATAAGGATATTATTAAGGCCTGGCTGG GTGACAAGGTGCAGGAGCAAGACTATATTGTGGCTTTGCAGCACCCTGTCACCACAGACATCCAGCACTCCATTAAGATCTATGGGCTGATGCTGGATGCCCTACTCTCCTTTAACAAGACGACCCTCATTCTCTTCCCTAACATTGATGCCG GTAGTAAGGAGATGGTGCGCGTAATGCGGAAAAAGGGCATCGAGCAGCACCCCAATTTCCGAGCAGTGAAGCACATTCCCTTTGAGCAGTTCATCCAGCTGGTCTGCCACGCCGGCTGCATGATcggaaacagcagctgtggagtGCGAGAGGCAGGGGCCTTCGGCACGCCCGTCATTAACCTGGGAACAAGGCAAACtggcagagagacag GCGAAAATGTTCTACATGTGAGAGATGCTGATACTCACAATAAGATCTACCACGCTCTGGAGTTGCAGTTTGGAAAGAGATACCCCTG CTCTAAGATTTATGGTGATGGCAACGCAGTGCCTCGTATTCTCAAGTTTCTGCGTACCATTGACCTGGATGAGCCCCTCCAGAAGACCTTCTGTTTCCCCACGGTGAAAGACTCCATCTCTCAGGACATTGATCACATCCTGGAGACACAGAGCGCTATGTCCATCGACCTGGGAGGAACCAACCTCAGAGTGGCTATCGTCTGCATGAAG GGTAAGATAGTAAAGAAGTACACTCAGCCCAATCCAAAGACCTTCGAGGCCAGGATGCAGCTCATATTAAAGATGTGTAGCGATGCCATGCGGGACGCTGTCTCCTTCAACTGCAGAATACTCGGTGTCG GAGTGTCCACGGGCGGGCGTGTAAACCCACAAGAAGGTGTGGTCCTACACTCGACAAAGCTGATCAAGGAATGGTCCTCAGTGGACCTGAGAACACCCATCTCCGACGCCCTGCACCTACCCGTCTGGGTCGACAACGACGGCAACTGCGCTGCGTTGGCCGAGAAGAAGTTCGGTCATGGCAAAGGAGTGGAAAACTTTGTGACGGTCATTACAGGAACAG GTATTGGAGGAGGGATTATCCATCACAGTGAGCTGGTCCATGGCAGTACCTTCTGTGCTGCAGAGCTGGGTCACATCATGGTTTCATTAGAGGGCCCAGAGTGTTCATGTGGCAGCCGCGGATGCATAGAGGCCTATGCGTCCGGCATggccctgcagagagaggccAAAAGGCTGCATGACG AGGACCTGCTGAAGGTGGAGGGGATGGATATGAAGCTTTCAGAGCCAATCACAGCTGCCCACCTCATCAATGCAGCCAGACTGGGGAACTCCAAAGCTGATGCCATTCTGAACAAGG cttCCACAGCTCTCGGTGTGGGCATCATCAACATCCTCCACATAGTGAACCCCTCACTGGTGATTCTGTCTGGAGTCTTGGCCTCTTACTACCAAACGCCAGTGCAGCACATCATCAAAGAGAGAGCGCTCTTCTCTGCCCAGAGCATCAAAGTTGTCACATCAGACTTGGAGGAACCTGCATTACTTGGAGCTGCTAGCATGGTGTTAGACTATACAACTAGAAGGACATATTAA
- the gne gene encoding bifunctional UDP-N-acetylglucosamine 2-epimerase/N-acetylmannosamine kinase isoform X1: MSVSPYRYLFFSSFLLPLDGSCMPSLCCGWAKEKNLKEKKKKKKKKEDWKKIRGYPQRRGMEKHTGSLCTNPHHLNIWKAQELYYLRMQRGRERMEREKVSELNQCKRRLRVCVATCNRADYSKLAPIMFGIKSHPDEFELEVVVLGSHLIDDYGNTFRMIEQDDFDIGSKLHTIVRGEDEAAMVESVGLALVKLPDVLQRLHPDILVVHGDRFDALALATAAALMNIRILHLEGGEVSGTIDDSIRHAISKLAHYHACCTRRAEQYLIAMCEDHSRILLAGCPSYDKLLSTHHREDYKDIIKAWLGDKVQEQDYIVALQHPVTTDIQHSIKIYGLMLDALLSFNKTTLILFPNIDAGSKEMVRVMRKKGIEQHPNFRAVKHIPFEQFIQLVCHAGCMIGNSSCGVREAGAFGTPVINLGTRQTGRETGENVLHVRDADTHNKIYHALELQFGKRYPCSKIYGDGNAVPRILKFLRTIDLDEPLQKTFCFPTVKDSISQDIDHILETQSAMSIDLGGTNLRVAIVCMKGKIVKKYTQPNPKTFEARMQLILKMCSDAMRDAVSFNCRILGVGVSTGGRVNPQEGVVLHSTKLIKEWSSVDLRTPISDALHLPVWVDNDGNCAALAEKKFGHGKGVENFVTVITGTGIGGGIIHHSELVHGSTFCAAELGHIMVSLEGPECSCGSRGCIEAYASGMALQREAKRLHDEDLLKVEGMDMKLSEPITAAHLINAARLGNSKADAILNKASTALGVGIINILHIVNPSLVILSGVLASYYQTPVQHIIKERALFSAQSIKVVTSDLEEPALLGAASMVLDYTTRRTY; the protein is encoded by the exons ATGTCTGTGTCACCCTACCGctatctcttcttttcttccttcctcttgcCGCTTGATGGATCATGCATGCCCTCTCTTTGTTGTGGCTGGGCTAAAGAGAAaaatttgaaggaaaaaaaaaaaaaaaaaaaaaaaaaggaggattgGAAAAAGATCAGAGGCTATCCACAGAGGCGTGGGATGGAAAAGCATACGGGTTCTTTGTGTACAAACCCTCAT CATCTGAATATTTGGAAGGCCCAA GAGCTTTACTATCTAAGAATGCAAAGGGGCAgagaaaggatggagagagaaaaggtgtcagagctgaatcag TGTAAGAGGAGGTTGAGAGTGTGCGTGGCGACATGCAACAGAGCGGACTACTCCAAGCTGGCCCCCATCATGTTTGGGATCAAATCCCATCCTGACGAGTTTGAACTGGAAGTCGTGGTGCTTGGTTCACATCTTATTGATGACTACGG GAACACTTTTCGGATGATCGAGCAGGATGACTTTGACATCGGCTCCAAGCTGCACACCATTGTGCGAGGAGAGGATGAGGCGGCCATGGTGGAGAGCGTTGGGCTGGCCCTGGTGAAACTCCCTGATGTCCTGCAGAGGCTGCACCCTGACATCCTGGTCGTCCATGGTGACCGCTTTGATGCACTCGCCCTGGCTACGGCTGCAGCGCTGATGAACATAAGAATACTTCACTTGGAGGGGGGAGAG GTGAGTGGTACAATTGATGACTCGATTCGCCACGCCATCAGTAAACTGGCCCATTACCACGCCTGCTGCACACGCAGGGCAGAGCAGTACCTCATCGCCATGTGCGAGGACCATTCCCGCATCTTGCTGGCTGGGTGCCCTTCATATGATAAGCTGCTGTCAACTCACCACAGAGAAGACTATAAGGATATTATTAAGGCCTGGCTGG GTGACAAGGTGCAGGAGCAAGACTATATTGTGGCTTTGCAGCACCCTGTCACCACAGACATCCAGCACTCCATTAAGATCTATGGGCTGATGCTGGATGCCCTACTCTCCTTTAACAAGACGACCCTCATTCTCTTCCCTAACATTGATGCCG GTAGTAAGGAGATGGTGCGCGTAATGCGGAAAAAGGGCATCGAGCAGCACCCCAATTTCCGAGCAGTGAAGCACATTCCCTTTGAGCAGTTCATCCAGCTGGTCTGCCACGCCGGCTGCATGATcggaaacagcagctgtggagtGCGAGAGGCAGGGGCCTTCGGCACGCCCGTCATTAACCTGGGAACAAGGCAAACtggcagagagacag GCGAAAATGTTCTACATGTGAGAGATGCTGATACTCACAATAAGATCTACCACGCTCTGGAGTTGCAGTTTGGAAAGAGATACCCCTG CTCTAAGATTTATGGTGATGGCAACGCAGTGCCTCGTATTCTCAAGTTTCTGCGTACCATTGACCTGGATGAGCCCCTCCAGAAGACCTTCTGTTTCCCCACGGTGAAAGACTCCATCTCTCAGGACATTGATCACATCCTGGAGACACAGAGCGCTATGTCCATCGACCTGGGAGGAACCAACCTCAGAGTGGCTATCGTCTGCATGAAG GGTAAGATAGTAAAGAAGTACACTCAGCCCAATCCAAAGACCTTCGAGGCCAGGATGCAGCTCATATTAAAGATGTGTAGCGATGCCATGCGGGACGCTGTCTCCTTCAACTGCAGAATACTCGGTGTCG GAGTGTCCACGGGCGGGCGTGTAAACCCACAAGAAGGTGTGGTCCTACACTCGACAAAGCTGATCAAGGAATGGTCCTCAGTGGACCTGAGAACACCCATCTCCGACGCCCTGCACCTACCCGTCTGGGTCGACAACGACGGCAACTGCGCTGCGTTGGCCGAGAAGAAGTTCGGTCATGGCAAAGGAGTGGAAAACTTTGTGACGGTCATTACAGGAACAG GTATTGGAGGAGGGATTATCCATCACAGTGAGCTGGTCCATGGCAGTACCTTCTGTGCTGCAGAGCTGGGTCACATCATGGTTTCATTAGAGGGCCCAGAGTGTTCATGTGGCAGCCGCGGATGCATAGAGGCCTATGCGTCCGGCATggccctgcagagagaggccAAAAGGCTGCATGACG AGGACCTGCTGAAGGTGGAGGGGATGGATATGAAGCTTTCAGAGCCAATCACAGCTGCCCACCTCATCAATGCAGCCAGACTGGGGAACTCCAAAGCTGATGCCATTCTGAACAAGG cttCCACAGCTCTCGGTGTGGGCATCATCAACATCCTCCACATAGTGAACCCCTCACTGGTGATTCTGTCTGGAGTCTTGGCCTCTTACTACCAAACGCCAGTGCAGCACATCATCAAAGAGAGAGCGCTCTTCTCTGCCCAGAGCATCAAAGTTGTCACATCAGACTTGGAGGAACCTGCATTACTTGGAGCTGCTAGCATGGTGTTAGACTATACAACTAGAAGGACATATTAA
- the clta gene encoding clathrin light chain A isoform X2, whose amino-acid sequence MDDFDMLNAPAAGNGVGSEEDPAAAFLAQQESEIAGIENDEGFSILDSGEVPSSLGESNDGAVNGELHGESNGPSDAYAAISNADRLQAEPESLRKWREEQSERLELLDANSRQQESEWKEKAKVELEEWHARQNEQLEKTKTNNRVLDEDFYKQPFSELIGYVAAEEAMISDLDENNPGTEWERVARLCDFNPKSSKQAKDVSRMRSVLISLKQSPLVR is encoded by the exons ATGGATGATTTTGACATGCTGAACGCGCCCGCCGCTGGAAACGGTGTCGGCTCGGAGGAGGACCCTGCAGCCGCGTTCTTGGCCCAGCAGGAGAGCGAAATCGCGGGGATTGAGAACGACGAAGGATTCAGCATCTTGGACAGCGGAGAGGTCCCCTCTTCGCTGGGAGAGTCAAACG ATGGTGCTGTCAACGGAGAGCTTCATGGG GAAAGCAACGGTCCATCAGATGCTTATGCAGCAATTTCCAATGCAGACCGGCTGCAGGCCGAACCTGAAAGCCTACGCAAGTGGAGGGAGGAGCAAAGCGAGAGGCTGGAGTTGCTAG ACGCCAACTCTCGCCAGCAAGAGTCAGAGTGGAAGGAGAAGGCCAAGGTTGAGCTGGAGGAGTGGCATGCCAGGCAGAATGAGCAGCTGGAGAAAACCAAAACCAATAACAG GGTGCTGGATGAAGACTTCTACAAGCAGCCCTTCTCTGAGCTCATTGGTTATGT GGCGGCTGAGGAGGCGATGATTTCAGATCTGGATGAGAACAACCCCGGCACGGAGTGGGAGCGGGTGGCTCGGCTCTGCGACTTCAACCCCAAATCCAGCAAGCAGGCCAAAGACGTGTCCCGCATGCGCTCCGTCCTCATCTCCCTGAAGCAGTCCCCACTTGTCCGCTAG
- the LOC130166403 gene encoding sialic acid synthase-like, translated as MPLQFELCPGRMIGGDHPCFIIAEIGQNHQGDIEIAKKMIKMAKDCGADCAKLQKSELEYKFSKRALERPYNSKHSWGKTYGEHKRHLEFSHDQYRELKIYATEIGIFLTASGMDEMAVEFLHELDVPFFKVASCDANNFPYLEKTAKKGRPMVVSTGMQSMETIRRVYKTVKEHNQNFTLLQCTSAYPLDPKDVNLSVIAEYQKEFPDVPIGYSGHEQGICITVAAVAMGAKVVERHVTLDKTWKGNDHEASLQPTELADLVRAIRQVEVAMGSPVKLMLPCEKSCHDKLGKSVVAKVAIRKGVALSLDMFAVKVGEPKGISPENMQQLVGKKLKVDVEEDDSILANMIE; from the exons ATGCCTCTGCAGTTTGAGCTGTGTCCCGGAAGAATGATCGGAGGTGACCATCCATGCTTCATCATTGCTGAAATTGGACAAAACCACCAGGGAGACATCGAGATTGCcaagaaaatgatcaaaatggCAAAG GACTGTGGTGCAGATTGTGCTAAATTACAGAAAAGTGAATTAGAGTACAAATTCAGCAAGCGAGCCTTGGAGCGCCCCTACAATTCAAAGCACTCCTGGGGCAAAACTTACGGTGAACACAAGCGTCACTTGGAGTTCAGCCATGATCAGTACCGGGAGCTGAAAATCTATGCAACAGAGATTGGTATCTTCCTCACAGCCTCTGGCATGGATGAG ATGGCTGTGGAGTTCCTCCATGAGCTGGATGTGCCTTTCTTCAAAGTTGCTTCCTGCGATGCGAACAACTTCCCCTATCTggaaaaaactgcaaaaaaag GGAGGCCCATGGTGGTGTCCACTGGGATGCAGTCCATGGAGACGATACGTCGGGTCTACAAGACAGTGAAGGAGCACAACCAGAACTTCACCCTTCTGCAGTGCACCAGTGCCTACCCTCTGGATCCAAAAGATGTCAACCTCAGTGTGATAGCA GAATATCAGAAGGAATTCCCAGATGTTCCCATCGGATATTCCGGACACGAGCAGGGGATCTGCATCACCGTGGCCGCCGTGGCGATGGGGGCAAAGGTCGTGGAACGCCACGTGACCCTGGATAAGACCTGGAAGGGAAATGACCATGAGGCGTCCCTGCAGCCCACAGAGCTGGCAGATCTGGTCCGAGCCATCCGACAGGTGGAGGTGGCGATGGGATCGCCTGTCAAGCTGATGCTACCCTGCGAGAAGAGCTGCCACGATAAG TTGGGCAAGTCAGTGGTGGCCAAGGTGGCCATCCGCAAAGGCGTGGCTCTGAGCCTGGACATGTTTGCAGTGAAGGTTGGTGAGCCAAAGGGCATCTCTCCAGAGAATATGCAGCAGCTTGTGGGCAAGAAGCTCAAAGTGGACGTGGAGGAGGATGACAGCATCTTGGCAAACATGATAGaataa
- the clta gene encoding clathrin light chain A isoform X1 yields MDDFDMLNAPAAGNGVGSEEDPAAAFLAQQESEIAGIENDEGFSILDSGEVPSSLGESNDGAVNGELHGESNGPSDAYAAISNADRLQAEPESLRKWREEQSERLELLDANSRQQESEWKEKAKVELEEWHARQNEQLEKTKTNNRVLDEDFYKQPFSELIGYVTHINHPCYRLDQAAEEAMISDLDENNPGTEWERVARLCDFNPKSSKQAKDVSRMRSVLISLKQSPLVR; encoded by the exons ATGGATGATTTTGACATGCTGAACGCGCCCGCCGCTGGAAACGGTGTCGGCTCGGAGGAGGACCCTGCAGCCGCGTTCTTGGCCCAGCAGGAGAGCGAAATCGCGGGGATTGAGAACGACGAAGGATTCAGCATCTTGGACAGCGGAGAGGTCCCCTCTTCGCTGGGAGAGTCAAACG ATGGTGCTGTCAACGGAGAGCTTCATGGG GAAAGCAACGGTCCATCAGATGCTTATGCAGCAATTTCCAATGCAGACCGGCTGCAGGCCGAACCTGAAAGCCTACGCAAGTGGAGGGAGGAGCAAAGCGAGAGGCTGGAGTTGCTAG ACGCCAACTCTCGCCAGCAAGAGTCAGAGTGGAAGGAGAAGGCCAAGGTTGAGCTGGAGGAGTGGCATGCCAGGCAGAATGAGCAGCTGGAGAAAACCAAAACCAATAACAG GGTGCTGGATGAAGACTTCTACAAGCAGCCCTTCTCTGAGCTCATTGGTTATGT CACACACATTAACCATCCTTGCTACCGCCTAGACCA GGCGGCTGAGGAGGCGATGATTTCAGATCTGGATGAGAACAACCCCGGCACGGAGTGGGAGCGGGTGGCTCGGCTCTGCGACTTCAACCCCAAATCCAGCAAGCAGGCCAAAGACGTGTCCCGCATGCGCTCCGTCCTCATCTCCCTGAAGCAGTCCCCACTTGTCCGCTAG
- the clta gene encoding clathrin light chain A isoform X3: MDDFDMLNAPAAGNGVGSEEDPAAAFLAQQESEIAGIENDEGFSILDSGEVPSSLGESNDGAVNGELHGESNGPSDAYAAISNADRLQAEPESLRKWREEQSERLELLDANSRQQESEWKEKAKVELEEWHARQNEQLEKTKTNNRAAEEAMISDLDENNPGTEWERVARLCDFNPKSSKQAKDVSRMRSVLISLKQSPLVR; encoded by the exons ATGGATGATTTTGACATGCTGAACGCGCCCGCCGCTGGAAACGGTGTCGGCTCGGAGGAGGACCCTGCAGCCGCGTTCTTGGCCCAGCAGGAGAGCGAAATCGCGGGGATTGAGAACGACGAAGGATTCAGCATCTTGGACAGCGGAGAGGTCCCCTCTTCGCTGGGAGAGTCAAACG ATGGTGCTGTCAACGGAGAGCTTCATGGG GAAAGCAACGGTCCATCAGATGCTTATGCAGCAATTTCCAATGCAGACCGGCTGCAGGCCGAACCTGAAAGCCTACGCAAGTGGAGGGAGGAGCAAAGCGAGAGGCTGGAGTTGCTAG ACGCCAACTCTCGCCAGCAAGAGTCAGAGTGGAAGGAGAAGGCCAAGGTTGAGCTGGAGGAGTGGCATGCCAGGCAGAATGAGCAGCTGGAGAAAACCAAAACCAATAACAG GGCGGCTGAGGAGGCGATGATTTCAGATCTGGATGAGAACAACCCCGGCACGGAGTGGGAGCGGGTGGCTCGGCTCTGCGACTTCAACCCCAAATCCAGCAAGCAGGCCAAAGACGTGTCCCGCATGCGCTCCGTCCTCATCTCCCTGAAGCAGTCCCCACTTGTCCGCTAG